From the Gramella sp. Hel_I_59 genome, one window contains:
- a CDS encoding bifunctional 5,10-methylenetetrahydrofolate dehydrogenase/5,10-methenyltetrahydrofolate cyclohydrolase, translated as MTILDGKQVSSDIKNEIAAEVTKLKSRGEKVPHLAAIIVGKDGASLTYVNSKVKACERVGFQSSLYRMPHTVSEIELLDKIQELNENDDIDGFIVQLPLPPQIDTQKVLNAVDPDKDVDGFHPTNFGKMALDMTTFIPATPFGILELLERYDIPTKGKHTVVIGRSYIVGRPMSILMGRSGFPGNSTVTLTHEFTKNITQVTSQADIVIIAVGIPDFLKAEMIKDDAVIIDVGITRVPDNNTEKGYVIKGDVDFENVSKRASYITPVPGGVGPMTVSMLLKNTLLARERHKKRADIKLLER; from the coding sequence ATGACAATACTCGATGGTAAACAGGTTAGTAGCGATATCAAAAATGAAATCGCTGCTGAAGTTACCAAGCTAAAATCTCGTGGAGAGAAAGTACCTCATCTTGCTGCGATCATCGTAGGAAAGGATGGAGCAAGTTTAACTTATGTGAACAGTAAAGTAAAGGCCTGTGAAAGAGTTGGGTTTCAATCTTCACTTTACAGAATGCCGCATACTGTAAGCGAGATCGAGCTACTGGATAAAATTCAGGAACTTAACGAGAATGATGATATTGACGGATTCATCGTTCAGCTTCCATTGCCACCACAAATTGACACACAAAAGGTATTAAATGCAGTTGATCCAGATAAAGACGTGGATGGATTTCATCCTACGAACTTCGGAAAAATGGCACTGGATATGACCACCTTTATTCCTGCAACTCCATTTGGAATACTGGAACTTCTGGAACGTTATGACATTCCTACTAAAGGGAAGCATACGGTGGTGATAGGAAGAAGTTATATTGTGGGAAGACCTATGAGTATCCTAATGGGGCGTAGTGGTTTTCCTGGGAATTCCACGGTTACCCTAACTCATGAGTTTACAAAGAATATTACGCAGGTAACTTCTCAGGCAGATATCGTTATTATAGCAGTAGGGATTCCAGATTTTCTCAAAGCTGAAATGATCAAAGACGATGCTGTTATTATTGATGTTGGAATTACCAGAGTACCAGACAACAATACAGAAAAAGGTTATGTCATCAAGGGAGATGTAGATTTTGAAAACGTGAGCAAAAGGGCTTCATATATTACACCGGTTCCTGGTGGAGTAGGGCCTATGACGGTTTCGATGTTACTTAAAAATACACTTCTTGCAAGGGAGAGACATAAAAAAAGAGCAGATATTAAGTTGTTAGAACGATAA
- the rluF gene encoding 23S rRNA pseudouridine(2604) synthase RluF, translating to MAEEVRINKYLSQLGYCSRREADKLIDQGRITINDVVPEMGTKVKPGDVVKVNGEPVSKAELKEPNVYIAFNKPVGIVCTTDTRVEKDNIVDYINYPKRIFPIGRLDKPSEGLIFLTNDGDIVNKILRARNNHEKEYVVSVNKPVTSDFIKKMSSGIPILDTVTRECEVEKLGKHTFKIILTQGLNRQIRRMCEYLDYEVTSLKRVRIMNVSLDIPVGEWRDLTREELETINGLTGESTKTEEGSVLDDSQTEKKKRPRISKS from the coding sequence ATGGCAGAAGAAGTTCGAATTAATAAGTATTTGAGTCAGTTAGGATATTGTTCCCGTAGAGAGGCAGACAAATTAATTGACCAGGGTCGCATCACGATAAATGACGTAGTTCCAGAAATGGGAACTAAAGTAAAACCGGGCGATGTGGTAAAAGTAAATGGAGAACCTGTTTCCAAAGCCGAACTAAAAGAACCTAATGTCTATATCGCTTTTAATAAACCCGTAGGAATCGTTTGTACTACAGATACAAGAGTCGAAAAAGACAATATTGTTGACTACATTAATTATCCAAAACGAATATTCCCTATCGGCCGGTTAGATAAACCTAGTGAAGGTCTTATCTTCCTTACAAATGACGGTGATATCGTGAATAAGATCTTGCGAGCACGAAACAATCACGAGAAAGAATATGTAGTTTCTGTCAACAAACCGGTTACATCAGATTTTATAAAGAAAATGTCTTCAGGCATACCTATTCTGGATACGGTAACTCGTGAATGCGAAGTGGAAAAACTTGGCAAACATACTTTTAAGATCATTCTAACACAGGGATTAAACAGACAGATTCGTAGAATGTGTGAATATTTAGACTACGAAGTGACCTCTTTAAAAAGGGTCCGCATCATGAACGTTTCCCTGGATATTCCGGTAGGTGAATGGCGTGATCTTACGAGGGAAGAGCTTGAAACTATTAACGGACTCACTGGCGAATCTACTAAAACCGAAGAGGGCTCTGTACTTGACGATAGTCAAACCGAGAAGAAAAAACGTCCCAGAATCTCCAAATCTTAA
- a CDS encoding VOC family protein has translation MKVQPFHLAIPVSDLESCRKFYKETLGCGEGRSSDHWVDFNFFGHQLVIHYQDPQETASSTSNPVDGKDVPVPHFGVVLQWDVFHEFAGLLKRKNVDFVIEPYIRFEGKPGEQATMFFKDPCGNALEFKAFKDMSQLFAS, from the coding sequence ATGAAAGTACAGCCATTTCATTTAGCGATCCCAGTATCTGATCTGGAGTCCTGTAGAAAATTTTACAAAGAAACTTTAGGTTGTGGTGAAGGCCGTAGTAGTGATCACTGGGTGGATTTCAATTTTTTTGGACACCAGCTGGTAATACATTATCAGGACCCACAGGAAACTGCCAGCTCAACTTCCAATCCTGTAGATGGGAAGGATGTTCCAGTTCCTCATTTTGGGGTAGTATTACAATGGGACGTTTTTCATGAATTTGCTGGTCTCTTAAAACGAAAAAATGTTGATTTTGTCATAGAGCCTTATATCAGGTTCGAAGGCAAACCAGGCGAACAGGCCACCATGTTTTTTAAAGATCCCTGCGGAAATGCATTGGAGTTCAAAGCATTTAAGGATATGAGTCAGTTGTTCGCAAGTTAA
- the argS gene encoding arginine--tRNA ligase codes for MTIEQILAAKVNEAVTKHYEVEAPTIEFQPTRKDFEGDITLVVFPMLKQIKTNPAQLAENIGSYLKAEVTEVADYNVVKGFLNIVISDAHYINFFNEIRDRSDFGVLLPQSDASGIMIEYSSPNTNKPLHLGHIRNNLLGFSVAEILKAAGNTVHKVQVINDRGIHICKSMVAWQKFGNEETPESTGLKGDKLVGNYYVKFDQEYKKEIAQLQEQGKSEDEAKAEAPIFVEAQQMLRNWEANDPKVVKLWSTMNQWVYDGFEKTYDALGVDFDKNYYESETYLLGKDNVMKGLEDGVFYQKADGSVWIDLSDEGLDEKIVLRSDGTAVYMTQDIGTAIQRFADFDINQMVYTVGNEQEYHFKVLFLILKKLGYDWADALYHLSYGMVDLPSGKMKSREGTVVDADDLIKEMTETARTISEDLGKLDGYSDSEKEELYRIIGLGALKYYILKVDPRKRILFNPEESVDFQGNTGPFIQYTYARIQSILRKAEFDTAAELSEDYKFHEKEKELIKQLQLFPETIALAADNHSPALIANYTYELVKSFNSFYQNVQILGIDDEAEKVFRVQLSGAVASVIKSAFKLLGIEVPERM; via the coding sequence ATGACCATAGAACAAATTCTTGCAGCAAAAGTTAATGAAGCAGTTACCAAACATTACGAGGTGGAAGCTCCAACCATTGAGTTCCAGCCTACACGCAAGGATTTTGAAGGAGATATAACCCTGGTTGTATTCCCAATGCTGAAACAAATAAAGACCAATCCGGCTCAGCTAGCAGAAAACATTGGTAGTTACCTAAAAGCAGAGGTAACTGAAGTAGCAGATTATAATGTAGTAAAGGGATTCCTCAACATTGTGATAAGCGACGCTCATTATATCAATTTCTTTAATGAAATCAGAGATCGATCAGATTTTGGAGTGTTGTTGCCTCAAAGTGATGCCAGCGGGATCATGATCGAGTATAGTTCCCCGAACACCAATAAACCTTTACATCTTGGTCATATTCGAAATAATCTCTTAGGTTTTTCTGTAGCTGAAATCTTGAAGGCTGCGGGAAATACTGTCCACAAAGTACAGGTGATCAACGACCGTGGAATACATATTTGCAAGTCCATGGTGGCCTGGCAGAAATTTGGAAATGAAGAAACACCAGAGTCTACCGGTCTAAAAGGGGATAAGCTGGTTGGGAACTATTATGTGAAATTCGATCAGGAATATAAAAAGGAGATCGCTCAATTACAGGAGCAGGGAAAATCTGAAGACGAAGCAAAGGCGGAAGCTCCAATTTTTGTAGAAGCTCAGCAAATGTTACGAAACTGGGAGGCGAACGATCCCAAGGTTGTAAAATTATGGTCTACCATGAACCAGTGGGTTTATGATGGTTTTGAAAAAACCTATGATGCTCTGGGTGTCGATTTCGACAAGAACTATTATGAAAGTGAAACCTACCTTTTAGGTAAGGATAACGTGATGAAAGGTCTGGAAGATGGAGTTTTCTATCAAAAGGCTGATGGTAGTGTTTGGATCGATCTAAGCGACGAAGGTCTTGATGAGAAGATCGTACTTAGAAGCGATGGAACTGCAGTTTATATGACGCAGGATATTGGAACGGCTATCCAGAGATTTGCCGATTTCGATATCAATCAAATGGTATATACAGTAGGGAATGAACAGGAATATCATTTTAAAGTATTATTTCTTATTCTGAAGAAATTAGGCTACGACTGGGCAGATGCGCTTTATCATTTAAGTTACGGAATGGTGGATCTTCCTAGTGGTAAAATGAAAAGCCGGGAGGGAACTGTCGTAGATGCAGATGATCTTATTAAGGAAATGACCGAAACGGCTCGTACTATTTCTGAAGATCTTGGGAAACTAGATGGCTATTCAGATTCAGAAAAAGAAGAGCTTTATAGAATTATAGGTCTTGGTGCCCTTAAATATTATATTTTGAAGGTGGATCCTAGAAAAAGAATTCTTTTCAACCCTGAAGAATCTGTAGACTTCCAGGGTAATACGGGACCTTTTATTCAGTATACCTATGCGAGAATTCAGTCGATCCTCAGAAAAGCAGAATTCGATACTGCAGCGGAGCTTTCCGAAGATTATAAATTTCACGAGAAAGAGAAGGAGTTGATCAAGCAATTGCAGTTATTCCCGGAAACCATTGCATTAGCGGCAGATAATCATTCACCTGCGCTAATTGCCAATTATACGTATGAACTTGTAAAATCCTTCAATTCATTCTATCAAAATGTACAGATACTTGGTATTGACGATGAAGCTGAAAAAGTTTTTAGAGTACAACTTTCAGGAGCTGTAGCCAGCGTGATCAAATCGGCTTTCAAACTACTTGGAATCGAAGTTCCGGAAAGAATGTAA
- a CDS encoding DUF1232 domain-containing protein, translating to MFGNLKKKIDEDYFKTEVTKIDDNDVSIAMDSQDKVDDKINNSGLLQKYSELAKLMYGMLKDYRKGVYSKVPWFTIATVAFSFLYILNPLDIIPDFIPGLGYIDDMAIFTFGLRFIESDLHNYLDWKIEKEA from the coding sequence ATGTTTGGAAACCTAAAGAAAAAAATAGATGAGGATTACTTTAAAACTGAAGTAACAAAAATCGACGACAATGATGTAAGTATCGCCATGGATAGCCAGGATAAAGTTGATGATAAGATCAACAATTCCGGGTTGCTACAGAAATATAGCGAGCTTGCCAAGCTAATGTATGGGATGCTGAAAGATTATAGAAAAGGAGTTTATAGTAAAGTGCCCTGGTTCACCATTGCCACTGTTGCATTCTCCTTTCTTTATATTTTAAATCCACTGGATATTATACCAGATTTTATTCCAGGTCTGGGATACATTGATGACATGGCAATCTTTACTTTTGGATTGAGATTTATAGAATCTGATCTTCATAATTATCTCGACTGGAAAATTGAGAAGGAAGCATAA
- the dnaG gene encoding DNA primase → MISRTTIDNVFETARVEEVIGDFVQLKKSGSNLKGLSPFTDERSPSFMVSPVKQIWKDFSSGKGGNVVAFLMEHEHFNYPEAIKYLAKKYGIEIEETQQTDEQKEQADERESMYLVSEYASKYFQTQMHKTDEGQAIGLSYFKERGFTSETIKKFDLGYSPDEWDAFTKNALGDGYKLEFLEKTGLSIVKDEKTFDRFKGRVMFPIQSMSGRVLGFGGRILGNSKKAAKYLNSPESDIYHKSKVLYGIYHAKQSIAKEDNCYLVEGYTDVIQFHQSGIENTVSSSGTALTSEQIRLINRLTKNITVLFDGDAAGTRASMRGIDLILEQGMNVKVCPFPEGEDPDSFARSNSEAELEDFLKENSYDFITYKASLLMDEAKNDPVKKADLIRDMVQSIAKIPDNIQKEVYLQECSRIMDISEDVLYATLAQLEKKDGKTPARAEKKPMQVVRNEESAPVKKVDQLYILERKIISLLVLYGRQEGEFHDVILKHNDQGDPVYESEVQEAKVFEKIYLDLQDDEIEFTNNDFRELFSLLIERLNSEDEFGVEMIINDLEKSQAVELTDILMEDEQYELHDWERHDIPVKSKTQGVAQFVTQTILSLRRFLVGRKINELMEEIREVSSEEERTEKIQEIMSYTSLSTILSDRLGRVM, encoded by the coding sequence TTGATCTCCAGAACTACCATAGATAATGTGTTTGAAACCGCCCGTGTAGAGGAGGTCATTGGGGATTTTGTACAATTAAAGAAGTCTGGTAGTAATCTAAAAGGGCTTAGTCCTTTTACCGATGAACGTTCTCCAAGTTTTATGGTTTCTCCTGTAAAGCAAATCTGGAAAGATTTTAGTAGTGGAAAAGGAGGTAATGTAGTTGCTTTTTTGATGGAGCACGAACACTTCAATTACCCTGAAGCGATCAAATATCTCGCGAAAAAATACGGAATTGAAATAGAGGAGACGCAACAGACAGATGAGCAGAAGGAGCAGGCCGATGAACGCGAAAGTATGTACCTGGTTTCAGAATATGCCAGTAAATATTTTCAGACGCAAATGCATAAGACCGATGAAGGTCAGGCAATAGGTTTAAGCTACTTTAAAGAACGTGGCTTTACTTCTGAAACTATTAAAAAATTCGATCTGGGATATTCTCCAGATGAATGGGATGCTTTCACGAAAAATGCACTCGGTGACGGTTATAAACTAGAATTTCTGGAAAAAACGGGTCTCAGTATTGTTAAGGATGAAAAGACATTTGACCGTTTCAAAGGAAGAGTTATGTTTCCAATTCAATCAATGTCTGGACGGGTTCTTGGGTTTGGTGGAAGAATCCTCGGGAATTCGAAAAAAGCAGCTAAATACCTCAACTCCCCGGAAAGTGATATCTACCATAAGAGTAAAGTTCTTTACGGGATCTATCACGCCAAACAGTCTATTGCAAAAGAAGATAACTGTTACCTCGTTGAAGGGTATACCGATGTCATACAATTCCATCAAAGCGGGATAGAAAATACGGTATCCTCTTCTGGAACAGCTTTAACTTCAGAACAGATCAGGTTGATCAACAGGTTGACAAAAAATATAACGGTCTTGTTCGATGGCGATGCTGCCGGAACCAGGGCTTCTATGCGAGGGATTGACCTTATTCTGGAACAGGGCATGAACGTGAAGGTTTGTCCGTTCCCAGAGGGTGAGGATCCAGATAGTTTTGCCCGATCAAATTCTGAAGCAGAACTGGAAGATTTTCTTAAGGAAAACTCTTATGACTTCATTACGTATAAGGCTTCCCTGCTTATGGATGAAGCCAAAAATGATCCCGTAAAGAAAGCCGATCTTATCCGGGACATGGTGCAGAGTATTGCGAAAATTCCTGATAACATCCAGAAGGAGGTTTATCTACAGGAATGTTCCCGGATCATGGATATTTCTGAAGATGTTCTGTATGCTACCTTAGCTCAACTAGAGAAAAAAGACGGTAAAACTCCGGCGAGGGCAGAGAAAAAACCCATGCAGGTTGTTAGAAATGAAGAATCTGCTCCAGTCAAAAAAGTAGACCAGCTTTATATTCTGGAGAGAAAAATCATAAGTCTGCTTGTTCTCTACGGAAGGCAGGAAGGCGAATTTCACGATGTCATATTAAAACATAACGATCAGGGCGATCCGGTTTATGAATCTGAAGTGCAGGAAGCAAAGGTATTTGAGAAAATCTATCTGGATCTTCAGGATGACGAAATTGAATTTACCAATAATGACTTCAGGGAATTATTTTCACTTCTTATAGAGAGACTAAATTCTGAAGATGAGTTTGGAGTGGAGATGATCATCAATGACCTTGAAAAATCTCAGGCTGTTGAACTTACAGATATCCTAATGGAAGATGAACAGTATGAACTTCATGACTGGGAACGACATGACATTCCGGTAAAAAGCAAAACTCAGGGAGTTGCACAATTCGTAACCCAGACTATATTGTCATTACGTAGATTTCTAGTTGGTCGTAAGATCAACGAACTTATGGAAGAAATACGTGAAGTATCTTCAGAAGAAGAACGTACAGAAAAGATCCAGGAGATCATGAGCTATACAAGTTTGAGCACGATTCTTTCAGACCGCCTGGGAAGGGTTATGTAG
- the ffh gene encoding signal recognition particle protein — MFDNLSDKLDNAFHVLKGHGQITEINVAESLKEVRRALVDADVNYKIAKDFTSTVKEKAMGQDVLKTLKPGQLMVKLVKDELTQLMGGEAEGINLSGDPSIILMSGLQGSGKTTFSGKLANFLKNKKTKKPLLVACDVYRPAAINQLHVVGEQVGVEVFSDEGNQDPVAISKAAIAYAKENGHNVVIIDTAGRLAVDEAMMTEISNIHKAIQPQETLFVVDSMTGQDAVNTAKTFNERLNFDGVILTKLDGDTRGGAAISIKSVVNKPIKFIGTGEKMDAIDIFYPSRMADRILGMGDVVSLVERAQEQYDEEEARKLQKKIAKNKFGFDDFLNQLQQIKKMGSMKDLLGMIPGAGKMLKDVDIDDDAFKGIEAIIHSMTPLERSEPKVINASRKKRIAKGSGTTVQEVNQLLKQFNQMGKMMKMMQGGGGRKMMQMMKGMN; from the coding sequence ATGTTTGATAATTTAAGCGATAAGTTAGATAATGCCTTTCACGTCCTAAAGGGACACGGGCAGATCACCGAGATAAATGTTGCGGAAAGCCTTAAAGAGGTTAGACGTGCTTTAGTTGATGCCGATGTTAACTACAAGATTGCCAAGGACTTTACCAGTACGGTGAAGGAAAAGGCGATGGGTCAGGATGTACTAAAGACATTGAAACCAGGTCAGTTAATGGTGAAACTCGTAAAAGACGAGTTGACCCAATTAATGGGAGGTGAAGCTGAAGGAATTAATTTAAGTGGCGATCCATCTATTATCCTTATGTCTGGTTTGCAGGGTAGTGGTAAGACCACTTTCTCCGGCAAACTCGCAAATTTCCTGAAAAATAAAAAAACGAAGAAACCTCTATTGGTAGCCTGTGATGTTTATCGTCCGGCGGCAATTAATCAGCTACACGTTGTTGGAGAACAGGTTGGAGTTGAGGTATTTTCAGATGAAGGGAATCAGGATCCGGTGGCGATCTCTAAAGCGGCAATTGCATATGCTAAAGAGAATGGTCATAATGTAGTGATCATCGATACCGCGGGTCGACTTGCTGTAGATGAAGCGATGATGACCGAGATCTCCAATATTCACAAAGCGATCCAGCCTCAGGAAACATTATTCGTAGTGGATTCCATGACGGGTCAGGATGCGGTGAATACGGCCAAAACATTTAACGAGCGCCTTAATTTCGATGGCGTTATCCTTACCAAACTTGATGGTGATACGCGTGGTGGTGCAGCGATTTCAATTAAATCTGTTGTAAACAAACCAATTAAGTTTATTGGTACGGGTGAGAAAATGGATGCGATCGATATATTCTATCCATCGCGTATGGCAGACAGGATCCTTGGAATGGGGGATGTTGTTTCGCTTGTGGAAAGAGCTCAGGAGCAATATGATGAAGAAGAAGCTAGAAAACTTCAGAAGAAAATTGCTAAAAATAAATTCGGTTTTGATGATTTCCTGAATCAACTTCAGCAGATCAAAAAAATGGGATCTATGAAAGATCTTTTGGGAATGATACCTGGCGCTGGAAAAATGCTGAAGGATGTAGATATTGATGATGATGCCTTCAAGGGAATTGAAGCGATCATTCACTCGATGACTCCACTGGAAAGAAGTGAGCCAAAGGTGATTAATGCCAGCCGTAAGAAAAGAATTGCTAAAGGTTCTGGTACAACAGTACAGGAAGTGAATCAATTACTTAAGCAATTTAATCAAATGGGTAAGATGATGAAGATGATGCAAGGCGGCGGAGGCCGAAAAATGATGCAAATGATGAAGGGAATGAATTAA
- a CDS encoding PorT family protein gives MKSLLITFALCILSFSPCDAQTVEITSGNKIEVLKKQRENIIKQEKEELKAEVEAINERLDNEEISMQEADELKEEAAKKHALNIENRLAILDNKIALLERNEESKVESDKTFVFSWKDEDDKEDPDYEDKRTTSTLMIAAGFNNALLDGQSLNDSDFKIGGSRFFEIGWVWRTRVFDESNWLRLKYGVSFQFNGLKPTDNRFLVDNNGITELQEFEYDLNKSKFRMDNLVIPVHFEFGPSKKIENDGDYTFSTYKKFKVGLGGYTGFSLGERQKLKYKEDGDRTKEKLKSDYNTNDFIYGLSAYVGWGNTSLYAKYDLNPIFEDPNPELNNVSLGIRFDLD, from the coding sequence ATGAAATCACTACTAATTACATTCGCATTATGCATTCTCAGTTTTAGTCCATGTGACGCACAAACTGTCGAGATTACCAGCGGGAACAAGATCGAAGTTCTAAAGAAACAGCGTGAAAACATTATCAAACAGGAGAAGGAAGAGCTTAAGGCAGAAGTAGAAGCCATCAATGAGCGGCTGGATAACGAAGAAATTTCTATGCAGGAAGCTGATGAGCTAAAAGAAGAAGCCGCTAAAAAACATGCGCTGAATATTGAAAATCGTTTAGCTATTCTTGATAATAAAATCGCGCTTCTGGAAAGAAACGAGGAATCTAAAGTTGAGAGTGACAAAACATTCGTTTTCTCCTGGAAAGATGAGGACGACAAGGAGGATCCCGATTATGAGGATAAAAGAACTACTTCAACATTAATGATTGCGGCAGGATTCAATAATGCCTTACTAGATGGGCAATCGCTCAACGATTCAGATTTTAAGATTGGCGGTAGTCGGTTTTTCGAAATTGGTTGGGTATGGAGAACGAGAGTTTTCGATGAATCTAACTGGTTAAGACTTAAATACGGAGTTTCATTTCAGTTCAACGGACTCAAACCTACAGATAATAGATTCCTGGTTGACAATAATGGAATTACAGAATTACAGGAATTTGAATATGACCTGAACAAGTCGAAATTTAGAATGGATAACCTGGTCATACCGGTGCATTTTGAATTTGGACCATCAAAGAAAATTGAAAATGACGGGGATTATACATTTTCGACTTATAAAAAGTTCAAAGTTGGTCTTGGAGGATATACCGGTTTCAGTTTAGGTGAAAGACAGAAACTTAAATATAAAGAGGATGGTGACAGAACCAAAGAAAAATTGAAATCTGATTACAATACAAACGATTTTATATATGGATTGAGTGCATATGTAGGATGGGGAAATACCTCGCTCTACGCAAAATATGATCTTAATCCGATCTTTGAAGATCCAAACCCAGAGTTGAATAATGTCTCTCTTGGAATTCGTTTCGACCTTGATTAA
- a CDS encoding AI-2E family transporter has translation MDKLKPSLVRQIFVLLLILFLSVLIFKEVIPYLSGVLGAVTLYVLMKGWQKKLVHRGWKPALAATLLMTGSIIGILVPVTLIAIMLTSKIGKAVANSERVLSALKDQLYIAEEYIGYNISESIDTSAITGWLSSNLQNLAGGTFDAFIAIGIMYFMLYYMLMNQKSMRHSLIDYIPLGKDNIRVIGDESDQLVRSNALGIPLVAVVQGVIALIGYLIFGVPDPFFWFVITAIGSMIPFIGTAIGVLPAVILLFAQGNDFQAIALLIYGLVVVGSTDNIIRLYVLEKLASVHPLITLFGVIVGVPLFGFIGLIFGPLLVSLFLLILKIYKKEYGNAHHRL, from the coding sequence ATGGATAAACTGAAACCGTCACTCGTACGGCAAATTTTTGTATTACTATTGATACTGTTCCTTTCAGTATTGATCTTCAAGGAGGTCATTCCTTACCTCTCTGGGGTTCTGGGTGCGGTTACGCTTTATGTACTTATGAAAGGTTGGCAAAAGAAATTGGTCCACCGAGGATGGAAACCAGCTTTAGCAGCTACACTTTTAATGACCGGAAGTATTATTGGCATCCTGGTACCGGTAACCCTAATTGCGATTATGCTTACCAGTAAAATAGGAAAAGCCGTTGCAAATTCCGAACGGGTACTAAGTGCTCTAAAAGATCAATTATATATAGCCGAAGAATACATAGGTTATAACATTAGCGAAAGTATAGATACTTCAGCAATTACCGGATGGCTCTCGTCTAATCTTCAGAATCTTGCCGGTGGAACATTTGATGCCTTCATTGCGATTGGGATCATGTATTTCATGCTGTATTATATGCTAATGAATCAGAAATCAATGCGACATTCCCTGATCGATTATATTCCATTAGGAAAGGATAATATTCGAGTGATTGGCGATGAAAGTGATCAATTGGTTAGAAGTAACGCTTTGGGAATTCCATTGGTAGCAGTCGTTCAGGGTGTGATCGCACTGATAGGTTACTTGATATTTGGAGTTCCAGATCCTTTTTTCTGGTTCGTGATTACAGCAATAGGTTCTATGATACCCTTTATAGGAACAGCCATTGGAGTTCTGCCCGCAGTCATTCTCTTATTCGCACAGGGAAATGACTTCCAGGCAATAGCTCTGCTTATTTACGGACTTGTGGTGGTAGGCTCAACCGATAATATTATACGACTTTATGTACTTGAAAAACTGGCGAGTGTTCATCCATTGATCACGCTTTTCGGGGTGATCGTAGGAGTACCGTTATTCGGATTTATAGGATTGATATTTGGACCGTTATTGGTATCCTTGTTTTTATTAATTCTGAAGATCTACAAGAAAGAGTATGGAAATGCTCACCACCGATTATAA
- a CDS encoding RNA polymerase sigma factor, with amino-acid sequence MVKVIQLFKNESSLIKRASAGNRDAQKQIYEKHAPKMLSVCRQYIKDLHHAEDTMLKGFMKVFTHLDTFKDEGSFEGWIRKIMVRESISFLRQFKELQFQEDDEFGHEVANNINSEMDVADIQSLIDSLPEGYKAVFVMYAVEGYKHSEIAKMLGITEGTSKSQLFKARKMLQQKIKSNNTSSYGAN; translated from the coding sequence ATGGTAAAAGTAATACAGCTTTTTAAAAACGAATCCTCTCTCATTAAAAGAGCGAGTGCAGGTAACAGGGATGCCCAGAAGCAGATCTATGAAAAGCACGCTCCAAAAATGTTAAGTGTTTGCCGGCAGTATATAAAGGATCTGCATCACGCAGAAGATACAATGCTGAAAGGTTTTATGAAAGTGTTTACTCACCTGGATACTTTTAAGGATGAAGGTAGTTTTGAAGGTTGGATTCGAAAAATTATGGTAAGAGAAAGCATTAGCTTTTTAAGGCAGTTCAAAGAACTACAGTTTCAGGAAGATGACGAATTTGGTCATGAAGTGGCAAATAATATCAATTCTGAAATGGACGTGGCAGACATACAATCGCTTATAGATAGTTTGCCTGAAGGTTATAAGGCGGTATTTGTAATGTATGCCGTAGAAGGGTACAAGCATAGTGAAATTGCTAAGATGCTTGGAATAACCGAAGGGACCTCAAAATCCCAGCTGTTTAAAGCTCGAAAGATGCTTCAGCAAAAAATTAAATCTAATAATACATCTAGTTATGGCGCCAATTAA